A single genomic interval of Lathyrus oleraceus cultivar Zhongwan6 chromosome 7, CAAS_Psat_ZW6_1.0, whole genome shotgun sequence harbors:
- the LOC127106705 gene encoding methyltransferase FGSG_00040: protein MATAPEEEYLQQLRSRATELFIREEWNHSIEAYSQFITLCTHHLSLPQSHSSSLKLRKSLCIALCNRAEAKSRLREFNSALQDCDDALQVDGSHFKTLVCKGKILLSLSRYSTALHCFKMALLDPQANGNDDFLGFWQKCRKFESLSRTGFLDLSDWVSNGFPGKAPELAEYIGDVQIRKSEISGRGVFVTKDIDAGSLILITKAIAMERSLLAGKDLCEDTQLVMWKNFVDKVIELVRKCHKTRDLIEKLSIGGKEDELDVPDVDLFRPESIGEMNSREEIDMVKLLAILDVNSLTEEAVSANVLRKNNDCYGVGLWLLPSFINHSCSPNVRRLHVGDYLIVHASRDLKADEELTFAYYDPLCPLSKRRDMSVTWGIQCRCKRCKFEVDILYYKKELKEIEIGIEKGMDVGSLVYKLEEQMKRWKIRAKEKGYMRASFWSLYSETYGSEKCMKKWGRRIPILDAVVDSVTDAVGSDHRVLKILNEEMKKKASGSSGDGNLEMEKVFRLAREVYGKVMKKHAMRKLLELCNAD, encoded by the coding sequence ATGGCAACAGCACCAGAAGAAGAGTACTTGCAACAGCTCCGATCCAGAGCAACAGAGCTTTTCATCAGAGAAGAATGGAACCATTCAATCGAAGCTTATTCCCAATTCATCACCCTCTGCACCCACCATCTCTCTCTTCCTCAATCTCATTCCAGTTCACTCAAGCTTCGCAAATCCCTCTGCATAGCCCTATGCAACCGAGCAGAAGCGAAATCAAGATTGCGCGAATTCAACTCCGCCTTGCAAGATTGTGATGACGCTTTGCAAGTTGATGGGTCTCATTTCAAAACCCTAGTTTGCAAAGGTAAGATTTTGCTTTCGCTTAGTAGGTACTCTACGGCTCTTCATTGCTTTAAAATGGCTCTGCTTGATCCTCAAGCGAATGGGAATGATGATTTTCTTGGGTTTTGGCAAAAATGTAGAAAGTTTGAATCTTTATCAAGAACTGGGTTTCTTGATCTTTCTGATTGGGTTTCGAATGGGTTTCCGGGTAAGGCTCCTGAGCTTGCTGAATATATTGGTGATGTTCAGATTAGAAAATCTGAAATTAGTGGGCGTGGGGTTTTCGTTACTAAGGATATTGACGCAGGGTCTTTGATCTTGATTACGAAGGCGATTGCGATGGAGAGGAGTTTATTGGCAGGTAAAGATTTGTGTGAAGATACGCAGTTAGTTATGTGGAAGAATTTCGTTGATAAAGTTATAGAGTTGGTTAGAAAATGTCATAAAACTAGGGATTTGATTGAGAAATTGTCAATTGGGGGAAAGGAGGACGAACTCGATGTGCCTGATGTAGATCTCTTTAGGCCTGAGAGTATTGGTGAAATGAATTCACGCGAGGAAATTGATATGGTTAAGTTATTGGCTATATTGGATGTTAATTCTCTTACCGAGGAGGCGGTTTCAGCCAATGTTTTGAGGAAGAACAATGATTGCTATGGTGTTGGGCTATGGTTGCTTCCTTCATTCATCAATCACTCGTGTTCGCCTAATGTGAGGCGTTTGCATGTCGGGGATTATTTAATAGTTCATGCTTCGAGAGATTTGAAAGCGGATGAAGAGCTAACTTTTGCTTATTATGATCCACTTTGTCCCTTGAGCAAGAGAAGAGATATGTCTGTGACATGGGGGATTCAATGCAGGTGTAAGAGGTGTAAGTTTGAGGTGGATATCTTGTACTACAAGAAAGAGTTGAAGGAGATTGAGATTGGTATTGAAAAAGGGATGGATGTTGGTAGTTTGGTCTATAAACTCGAGGAGCAAATGAAGAGATGGAAGATAAGAGCGAAAGAGAAGGGATACATGAGGGCTTCGTTTTGGTCGTTGTATTCAGAGACGTATGGTTCGGAGAAGTGTATGAAAAAATGGGGAAGGAGAATTCCGATATTGGATGCAGTGGTCGATAGCGTCACAGATGCAGTGGGAAGTGATCACAGGGTGCTTAAGATTCTGAATGAGGAGATGAAGAAAAAAGCTAGTGGTAGTAGTGGTGATGGAAATTTGGAGATGGAGAAAGTTTTCAGGTTAGCAAGAGAAGTATATGGAAAGGTAATGAAAAAGCATGCAATGAGGAAATTGCTTGAGCTTTGCAATGCTGATTGA